A segment of the Bacillus licheniformis DSM 13 = ATCC 14580 genome:
GAATTTGCATAAAGTATCCATTTCTGCCGAAATCGTTGTAGAATTTCGGGATATCTTCGAAATACTTTTCATCGTTTAAATTTGTCCGGTACTCATATCCGATCATATGTATGTCGTTTAAATGAGTGATGTGCGGCTTTGGGATGTTCATATCTCCAGTCATCCTTTCTTTATATTCGAGGAAATTAATTTTAGATTGAAAATCAAGCTTGACCTTCGCTTTGCGATACTTGGCCGGAGTGATGCCGAAGTACTGTGAGAAAGCCCTGCTGAAAGCTTCTTGTGAGCCATAGCCGAAATTGATTGCAATGTCGAGAATGGAACGGTCTGTTTTCTCAAGCAGAAGCGCAGCTTCAGACAGACGCCGGTTGCGAATGTATTGATAAACGGAAAAACCGGAGATCGCCTGAAAAAGCCTTTGAAAATGAAATGGGGAGAAACACGATTTAGCCGCAATATCCGTGATGTTTAAATCGTTTTGAAGGTGTTCTTCGATAAACTGAACCGCGTTTTGAATTCTTTCGTAATCATTCATATTCATCCACAGCCTTTACGATTTGATGATCCTATTGTACAGGATCAAGCGATGGTTTTTTTGATGATTTGTGCTTTTTTAAAAGCCTCCAAATGCGGAGGCTTTTTCTTATTGATGACGAACATCTGTCACTTCAAGAGGGCGCATCATATCGTAATCTTCGTGCTCAAGGATGTGGCAGTGCCAAACATATCTGCCGCTGTACGGCGCAAAGGTGGCGATAATGCGCGTCACTGAACCCGGGGGTACTTTGACGGTGTCTTTCAGCCCCTTTTCATTCGGTGCCGGAGGAACTGCCGGACCGGTAAAAACAAGTTCTCCGTTTTCCTGATACCGCTCGATATCAAACGGCCGGTGGTCGAGAATCATAAATTGAACAAGATGTAAATGGATCGGATGGATCGCCCTTCCGGCATTGATGATCGACCAGATCTCAGTGCTGCCGAGTGCGGGTGTTTCGGTTACCGGTTCATGCCACTTTGTGTTGTTTAAAAGCAGAACAGGTCTTCCATATTGGTCAACGGCCGCGCCCAATGACAGATTTCTGAGGGCATTGATCTTGTGTCTCCGGTAAAATGGGCGCTTTCTCAATATTCTCGGCAATGAACTTGTATCTTTTTGCTTCAAAGGTTTTGAGATGCGGAATTGCATGATGTCGGCATCAGTATCGGGATCTGCGTCTTGTCCGCCGCAGCCGATCCGTTTTTTCAGTGTCACGGTTTTTCCTTCTGCTCGTGAAAAATCAACGATGATATCGCACCTTTCAGCCGGCGCGATCACCAGTTCATTGACTTTGACCGGATGCTGCAGAAGACCGCCGTCCGTGCCGATTTGATGACATGTGATGTCATGATCGAAATACAGCTCAAAGATTCTCGTATTGGAGGCGTTCAGTATCCGAAAACGGTATTTTCGGGGTTCCAGTTCAGCGAAAGGCCATACCTTGCCGTTGACTAAAATGGTATCACCGCAAAAAGCCGGAACAATCGACGGGTCCGGAAGATCCGGCGAAGGGTTGTCAGGCTGCCGCGGATAAAACAATGAACCATCTTCATGAAATGATTTATCCTGAATCAAAAGCGGGATTTCATATTCTCCCTTCGGCAAGTTCAATGAACGCTCTTCCCTGTCGCGAATAAAATATAAACCGACAAGCCCCGCATATACATTCAGCCTTGTGATGGCCATTGCATGGTCATGATACCAAAGAGCTGTAGCATCCTGCTCATTCGGATATTCATACACCTCCCTTTCAAAGAAAGGGCCTTTTGCATGGAAGTCTTTTGTGTACCAAGCCTCAGGATATCCGTCGCTGTCAGCAGGCGTACAGCCTCCGTGCAAATGAACGACCGTCTTCACTTCATGTTCGTGATGGCCGTCATCGTGAAGCGTATGGTCGACGGGGAGAAAATGGCGATCCGGAAGCTTATTTAACCACTTGACTGCGACTTTTTCGTGTTTCTGCACTTCGAAGGTAGGGCCGGGATAAACTCCGTTATATCCAAACAGCCGAGTCGGCGGCAGATCGCGGTGAAGCTGCTGCTGAAATTCTTTCATGGTGACTTCATAATAGGTCATTTCCTTGCTTTTGCTTTGGGGTTGAAGCACTTGCGGAATGGGGAGCCGGTCAACGAATTTTTCAAGTTTCATGTTTCACCTGTCCTCTTTTGTTCTGATGAAAAGATCATTACATTATAAGACGGGTTGCATGGTCTGGTTCCTCATGATGAGAATAAGAAACGCAGTATGTGCTGAGTATGTTAAAAAATAGAATCGATCATTACAAGAAGATGAACAAAATATTTCCTGACGATTAAAAATCGCCTTGAGGCGTGATTCGCGGAGGAAGAAAGGCGGGGATGATGGTACATTATGTGTAAACCCTTTCTTATGGGGCGAAGCGGTCTGAAAGGAGATACCCGTGTTGCAGAAAAGAATAGAGTGGATTGATGTTTCGAAAGGCGTGGGAATTATATTGGTCGTATTGGGCCATACACCGACGCCGGATTGGCTGAAAACGTTCATTTTCGCATTTCATATGCCGCTGTTTTTCTTTCTGTCCGGCCTCGTTTACCATGATGGGAATATGACTTTTACATCTTTTCTCTTAAAAAAAATAAAGACGCTCCTTTTGCCGTACTTCATCTTCTCCGTTCTTGCCTATTTATTCTGGGTTCTCGTCGAGAGGCATTTTACGTTCACCGGCAGTTCGGATGTCGACCCGGTTGTACCGTTTAAAGGGATTTTTTATTCGATGCCTGATGACTACAAGCTGACACACAACCCGGCGCTCTGGTTTTTAACATGCTTATTCATCGTTGAAATACTGTTTTTCATCGTGAAGAGATGGGGGAAAGGCAGACTGTTTATCGTCATAGCCGTATTGGTCTCAGCCGCTTTAGGCTTTTTGAATTATCAATATCTCGGCATCAAGCTGCCGTGGAATATTGAAGTGGCCCTGACCGCCATCGTCTTTTATTCGGCCGGTTTTCTGTTGAAAAATAATCTGAAAGAGATGAGAGACCGAAGAATGCTGCTGCTCACGCTTCTTTTATTCATCGCGGTCGGCTGCTTGCAGACCCTGAACGTCAGAGTGGATATGAGGGCCAATGAGTACGGAAACATGGCGCTCTTTTATATGACCTCATTTCTGGGGACGGCAGGCGTCATTTTCAGCAGCTTTCACCTTGAAAAAGCAAGG
Coding sequences within it:
- a CDS encoding acyltransferase family protein, producing the protein MLQKRIEWIDVSKGVGIILVVLGHTPTPDWLKTFIFAFHMPLFFFLSGLVYHDGNMTFTSFLLKKIKTLLLPYFIFSVLAYLFWVLVERHFTFTGSSDVDPVVPFKGIFYSMPDDYKLTHNPALWFLTCLFIVEILFFIVKRWGKGRLFIVIAVLVSAALGFLNYQYLGIKLPWNIEVALTAIVFYSAGFLLKNNLKEMRDRRMLLLTLLLFIAVGCLQTLNVRVDMRANEYGNMALFYMTSFLGTAGVIFSSFHLEKARLLQFLGKNSLIILVLHYPVIRMLKAVVYYFTQVSLDETYGSLLWSALYTGMTLLVMVPCIFLLNRYPIVLGRKKCN
- a CDS encoding AraC family transcriptional regulator produces the protein MNDYERIQNAVQFIEEHLQNDLNITDIAAKSCFSPFHFQRLFQAISGFSVYQYIRNRRLSEAALLLEKTDRSILDIAINFGYGSQEAFSRAFSQYFGITPAKYRKAKVKLDFQSKINFLEYKERMTGDMNIPKPHITHLNDIHMIGYEYRTNLNDEKYFEDIPKFYNDFGRNGYFMQIPQKTDPNMCYGLSCRFQDDGGFSFIIGEAVRETAAGEVPEPLIYTKIPGGKYAVFHVNGSTESVQNTRRYIYGSWLMNTNYERTEGPDFEVTDVCRSVPPNEMKMTIYIPLL
- a CDS encoding multicopper oxidase family protein; the protein is MKLEKFVDRLPIPQVLQPQSKSKEMTYYEVTMKEFQQQLHRDLPPTRLFGYNGVYPGPTFEVQKHEKVAVKWLNKLPDRHFLPVDHTLHDDGHHEHEVKTVVHLHGGCTPADSDGYPEAWYTKDFHAKGPFFEREVYEYPNEQDATALWYHDHAMAITRLNVYAGLVGLYFIRDREERSLNLPKGEYEIPLLIQDKSFHEDGSLFYPRQPDNPSPDLPDPSIVPAFCGDTILVNGKVWPFAELEPRKYRFRILNASNTRIFELYFDHDITCHQIGTDGGLLQHPVKVNELVIAPAERCDIIVDFSRAEGKTVTLKKRIGCGGQDADPDTDADIMQFRISKPLKQKDTSSLPRILRKRPFYRRHKINALRNLSLGAAVDQYGRPVLLLNNTKWHEPVTETPALGSTEIWSIINAGRAIHPIHLHLVQFMILDHRPFDIERYQENGELVFTGPAVPPAPNEKGLKDTVKVPPGSVTRIIATFAPYSGRYVWHCHILEHEDYDMMRPLEVTDVRHQ